In Candidatus Dependentiae bacterium, the following are encoded in one genomic region:
- a CDS encoding phosphatidylglycerophosphatase A — protein sequence MIAFLLKNCATLSIIGHLPAPGTTATIIIIALLFLLQPLFTCSDTFYLFIGLFCFISYFVIYYVLQQNIFKNNDPSEIVLDEVVGTLITFAGITLNIKTMIIGFLLFRFFDIVKPLGIKKLEKLNSALGIIGDDIAAGLISALLLRIIIFYVLS from the coding sequence ATGATTGCTTTTTTGTTAAAAAATTGCGCAACACTTAGCATCATTGGTCATTTACCAGCTCCTGGTACTACAGCAACCATCATAATAATAGCTTTGTTATTTCTCCTACAACCACTTTTCACGTGCTCAGATACATTCTATCTATTTATTGGATTATTTTGTTTTATATCATATTTTGTGATTTATTATGTTTTGCAACAAAACATATTCAAAAACAACGATCCATCAGAAATTGTTCTTGATGAAGTAGTTGGGACTCTTATTACATTTGCTGGTATTACATTAAATATAAAAACGATGATAATTGGTTTTCTTTTATTCCGCTTTTTTGATATTGTAAAGCCGCTTGGCATCAAAAAATTAGAAAAACTTAACAGCGCACTTGGTATTATAGGTGATGATATTGCTGCAGGTCTTATAAGTGCTTTATTATTAAGGATTATTATTTTTTACGTTTTATCTTAA
- the lspA gene encoding signal peptidase II: MKKKVSWLLYSIIFFVVVIIDRLTKAWALMLPVNGMRINQFLSFDLVFNRGISLGLLSSQDTVMFIAVSAIIICITGMLIWYTYIVYKKEKLIIGHILALAGAFSNIVDRFIFNGVIDFIMLSFRKWSWPVFNVADISVVCGVFIMLFWYRK; this comes from the coding sequence ATGAAAAAAAAAGTATCATGGTTGTTGTATAGCATTATTTTTTTTGTGGTTGTTATTATTGATCGACTTACAAAAGCATGGGCGTTGATGCTGCCAGTAAATGGTATGCGAATTAATCAATTTCTTTCGTTTGACCTTGTATTTAATCGTGGTATTTCTTTGGGGTTACTTAGCAGCCAAGATACAGTTATGTTTATAGCTGTTAGCGCTATCATTATTTGTATTACTGGTATGTTAATATGGTATACATATATTGTGTATAAAAAAGAAAAGCTGATTATTGGACATATACTAGCGCTTGCCGGTGCGTTTTCAAATATTGTTGATCGTTTTATATTTAACGGTGTTATTGATTTTATTATGCTTTCATTTAGAAAGTGGTCATGGCCAGTATTTAATGTTGCTGATATATCAGTAGTATGTGGTGTATTTATTATGTTATTTTGGTATAGGAAATGA